The Myxocyprinus asiaticus isolate MX2 ecotype Aquarium Trade chromosome 19, UBuf_Myxa_2, whole genome shotgun sequence nucleotide sequence TAAAGCTTCAGTCGATTGAATTGATCAAAAAAGGAACACTGTACTTCCATCAGTATGGGCTGCTCTCCATCTAAAGGTCAGCTCTTTAGTAAAAAAGCTCTGCTCTCCGGACTTCAAGAAGGCAATGCTGAACTGCTCTCTGATGGGACAGAACTTCAAGtcaaaacagagaaaaacacgGCTTCAGAAGGACTAGCAACATCAGAGATACAAGACAATACTATTAGCGTACAAGGTAAGAGATCCTCAATAGATGATGATGTCTGTGATGCCACTGTGGTAGTCAAAGAagatggtagtgaagaagatgcTGTCCCCCAGAGGAGAGCTTCTCAGGATGGACAGATTACAGAAGAACGGAACAAGCAAGAAGGGACAGAAGAAATAAATACTAAAGATAAGCAAGGAAAATGGACAAAGCAAAGAAAACAGAAGCTGAGAAAATCTTCCTATGTGCAGTCAAAAGCAGAGTTCATATTAAAAGCACACCAGGCCACCTATGCTTATCTGAACCCCAGAATATCCAAATACGAGTCTCTTTTAGGGCTGTTGGACCAGGCAGCTCAGAGCCGCCTTTCTTTACAGACAGCAGTAGCTTCAGTAGTCTTGCACTATGAGGAGATCAACCAGGCGTTAGAGGAAATGGCCACTGAAGGTGAGCAGATGCTGAGGGAACATGGACACCACATGACTTGGCCTGCTTCACTCAAAGATTATCCCCCCACAACAACCATACCCAGCAATGGACTGAACTTTTCCGAGCTTCCTTCTGAACTACTACAGCAAATGCTTCTTCACTCTACAGTGAAAATGATCTCAGTGGGAGATTCTGTGAAATGTCTGGGTGACTCATCCTTACAGGAACTAGCTGACTACTTTGGGTCCCTGTCCCAGCTGTTAGGAGAGAAGACACTGGCCAAGCATGCGGCAGAGGGGCGCTTGAAGCAGGTCTTGGCTCATGTGGAAGCAGCTGCTCTCAGGAAACCCTGTCTAGAGGATTCTGCCCTGCACAGTGAGGACAGTGGCATAGGTGCAGACAATGAGAGTCATAATGGCACAGAACGCCTTCTTCGCCATCGAGGAAGCTCTGGATCAGGAGCAAACGCTGGCACAGTGTCCGTCAGTACCACCAGTAGCTCTCCTGACCAGCAGCTTCTTAATGGCAGTGAGGAAGTAACAGATAATGATGACAATGATGATGATAAAgatgatgatgttgatgatgcaGAAATTGAAGATGATGTCAGTGCCATAAATGAGCACAGAAGATTGACCGACAAGACAAGGGGGACAATTTGTGCTTCATTTGAAGCAGACTCCAGCCATCCTCATGTTCTTGATTGTCTTCAAAACCATGACCAAGCCAACGgtaacttaaaaatgaaaatcagACGGCCAAAAACTGCAGACAATACCTGTCATGTGAAGCTCAAACACCGCCATTTAAGGGGACCAAATCGTTCACAATCCACAGAGTGTTTGCATACCAAAGTGCAGGAGTCAGTTCTTAATGAGCAACAGAGAAGCCTCAGGGACAATCAAACACCTAGCTGGAGGGCTAAAAATTGGCCTGGAGAACTTGTACTTGGAGGTCGTGTCTGCACAAAGATCAGAAGACATTTATCTGGAGGACAAAGTGCAGCCAGGTTCTACGGTCTCCAGTATGGTAGCAAAGGGCCTTTTAAGGCATTGCCACCACCTAGCTCTCCTGCATCATTTACGCCAGAACCACCAGGCCGAAATGCTGTCAAGAGGCTTATTAATACTTTTAGTCAAGGGGCGGAAGACAATTCAAGTCAAAGTTATTTATACCATAGACCAATAAAACTTAGGGGCAACAAGAAATGCAGTCTTCCACGGTTGTTGAACAGCAGAGGAGCACTTACCACATCCACTAGCATAAATCCACTTGATCCCAGACTACTAGAAAGACCAGAACACCTAGATATAGACAGCCTTCCCCCTCCACCCCCAGAGATGCTGATGGACAACTCATATGAGACCAGTGTAGGGTTGCCTGGTGTGGAAGGGGACAATGATTTACAGTGCAGAGGGCAACAACTCCGCAATTCAATGCAAAGAGAGACTGTGCTCCCCAACAGGGCAAACATGCAACGAGGCTCCATGAGTTTCTCAGATACTCGATATGTAAGGCAAGATGCTTTGGTGGGTGCCTGCATTAAAATGGATTTTGAAAGAGAGGTAGCAGCCCCCCTCGACCATTTAAGAAAGGCTGTTCATCTGCCTCACTCTGCCGAGTCTTCTGCCAAAACAGGAGTGGCAAATGGAGGTACCCACAGATCTTCACCACATCAAGGATGTGATAAACACTTTGAGGGCGAGGCTGCAACTCCACACCCACCAACAACTCCGCCCGTCTCCAGAACACGGCTTCCACCCTCCTGTCCCACTGTGTACCATGCAGTGCCAAGTCCTCCATCTACAGCCTGCCCCCCTAGTGGGAAGCAGGCTCCATCC carries:
- the LOC127410274 gene encoding uncharacterized protein LOC127410274, producing the protein MGCSPSKGQLFSKKALLSGLQEGNAELLSDGTELQVKTEKNTASEGLATSEIQDNTISVQGKRSSIDDDVCDATVVVKEDGSEEDAVPQRRASQDGQITEERNKQEGTEEINTKDKQGKWTKQRKQKLRKSSYVQSKAEFILKAHQATYAYLNPRISKYESLLGLLDQAAQSRLSLQTAVASVVLHYEEINQALEEMATEGEQMLREHGHHMTWPASLKDYPPTTTIPSNGLNFSELPSELLQQMLLHSTVKMISVGDSVKCLGDSSLQELADYFGSLSQLLGEKTLAKHAAEGRLKQVLAHVEAAALRKPCLEDSALHSEDSGIGADNESHNGTERLLRHRGSSGSGANAGTVSVSTTSSSPDQQLLNGSEEVTDNDDNDDDKDDDVDDAEIEDDVSAINEHRRLTDKTRGTICASFEADSSHPHVLDCLQNHDQANGNLKMKIRRPKTADNTCHVKLKHRHLRGPNRSQSTECLHTKVQESVLNEQQRSLRDNQTPSWRAKNWPGELVLGGRVCTKIRRHLSGGQSAARFYGLQYGSKGPFKALPPPSSPASFTPEPPGRNAVKRLINTFSQGAEDNSSQSYLYHRPIKLRGNKKCSLPRLLNSRGALTTSTSINPLDPRLLERPEHLDIDSLPPPPPEMLMDNSYETSVGLPGVEGDNDLQCRGQQLRNSMQRETVLPNRANMQRGSMSFSDTRYVRQDALVGACIKMDFEREVAAPLDHLRKAVHLPHSAESSAKTGVANGGTHRSSPHQGCDKHFEGEAATPHPPTTPPVSRTRLPPSCPTVYHAVPSPPSTACPPSGKQAPSTTPTTSCIQRWAMAEENIHSASSTQSFFEARAVFCQDNQSNNTWRPTCTSTLPRPWGEPARGRLPTARLKQSFVRRSPSDHRSSHSEQPQSSPNAKQQDQGSDVTALTSEGTVMASITPEDNSSDTEPYAVNLSTHSMLVGEEITD